Proteins encoded in a region of the Malaciobacter mytili LMG 24559 genome:
- a CDS encoding flagellar hook-associated protein FlgK produces the protein MLNALNVAQSGLYASKIAVENVSNNIANENTPGYKKRVIDQTELEHLDSRFYGRGVQASGAYRITSIYMSQNLMRETTRESYYTQRNEMLGDIEAIFKETDTSGLSKDLTRYLQSIENLRSSPNSEIYKSDLITHGSLLVNSMKTLYEDIEKAEALTKTSMQDNVNNVNAILKEIGKINEQLGQHKIASNDLLDRRDQLELELSKYANISSEDINGTYTLKIGNVVAIGNNTVIRDITVEDSFTPQQDRYLNSDGKTSSILNGVTFDNDDTITYKLNNTSEVSIQYGESIDIDGDGTFETVDETNYLRALVSKINNDPELSKTVVAYNGTYTKNPDGSKTTNDLQDNYLLIEAKDPGEAGNFNGRIVVTEQTDINDPTTVTNKSKVYRDEHQSKDGENSVQIYAFDAPISISSGVLKAQSENLTTDSYNNKFTVYKDKLDALARTLSDITDKFVKTGDTTYIEGEISTDGYTGDQNNIISVGLFSGGNVKTLTFNEKNVHNLDQTKLDYLATLQWKNNISFEGKGQDIAGVNASSFSEFYQELRINVSSDKESNNFLLKTQKAVTQSVQSSYDNLTKVDKDEEMLNLIKFQSAYTANAKIVTVIDEMLQTILGLKR, from the coding sequence ATGCTAAATGCATTAAATGTAGCACAGTCTGGTCTTTATGCTTCTAAAATAGCAGTAGAGAATGTTTCTAATAATATAGCAAATGAAAATACTCCTGGATATAAAAAAAGAGTAATTGACCAAACAGAACTTGAACATTTAGATTCAAGATTCTATGGTAGAGGGGTACAAGCTAGCGGAGCTTATAGAATTACTTCAATTTATATGTCTCAAAATCTTATGAGAGAAACAACAAGAGAAAGTTACTATACTCAAAGAAATGAGATGTTAGGTGATATTGAAGCAATTTTTAAAGAGACAGATACAAGTGGTTTATCAAAAGATTTAACTAGGTATCTTCAATCAATTGAAAATTTAAGATCAAGCCCTAATTCTGAAATCTATAAATCAGATTTAATTACTCATGGTAGTTTATTAGTTAATAGTATGAAAACTCTATATGAAGATATAGAAAAAGCGGAAGCTTTAACTAAAACTTCTATGCAAGACAATGTTAATAATGTAAATGCCATTTTAAAAGAAATTGGAAAAATAAATGAGCAATTAGGACAGCATAAAATTGCTTCTAATGATTTATTAGATAGAAGAGATCAATTAGAATTAGAGTTATCTAAATATGCAAATATATCTTCAGAAGATATAAATGGAACATATACTCTTAAAATTGGTAATGTTGTTGCCATAGGTAATAATACAGTTATTAGGGATATAACAGTTGAAGATAGTTTTACTCCACAACAAGATAGATACTTAAATTCAGATGGTAAAACAAGTTCTATTTTAAATGGGGTAACTTTTGATAATGATGATACAATTACTTATAAATTAAATAATACTTCAGAAGTATCTATACAATATGGAGAATCAATTGATATAGATGGTGATGGAACTTTTGAAACGGTTGATGAAACTAATTATTTAAGAGCTTTAGTATCTAAAATTAACAATGACCCAGAATTATCAAAAACTGTTGTTGCTTATAATGGTACTTATACAAAAAATCCTGATGGAAGTAAAACAACAAATGATTTACAAGATAACTATTTATTAATAGAAGCTAAAGATCCAGGAGAAGCAGGAAATTTTAATGGAAGAATAGTTGTAACGGAGCAAACAGATATTAATGACCCTACAACTGTAACAAATAAATCAAAAGTTTACAGGGATGAACATCAAAGTAAAGATGGAGAAAATAGCGTTCAAATTTATGCTTTTGATGCGCCTATATCTATCTCTTCTGGGGTATTAAAAGCTCAAAGTGAAAATTTAACAACAGATTCTTATAACAATAAGTTTACTGTATATAAAGATAAATTAGATGCCCTTGCACGAACTTTAAGTGATATTACTGATAAGTTTGTTAAAACAGGAGATACTACTTATATAGAAGGTGAAATTTCAACAGATGGATATACGGGAGATCAAAATAATATTATCTCTGTAGGATTATTCTCTGGAGGAAATGTAAAAACTTTAACCTTCAATGAAAAAAATGTACATAATCTAGACCAAACAAAACTAGATTATCTAGCAACTTTACAATGGAAAAATAATATTTCTTTTGAAGGTAAAGGACAAGATATTGCAGGTGTTAATGCCTCTTCTTTTTCAGAATTCTATCAAGAACTTAGAATAAATGTTTCTTCTGATAAAGAGAGTAATAACTTTTTATTAAAGACTCAAAAGGCTGTTACACAATCTGTTCAAAGTAGTTATGATAATTTGACAAAAGTTGATAAAGATGAAGAGATGTTGAACTTAATTAAGTTTCAATCGGCATATACTGCAAATGCTAAAATAGTTACAGTAATTGATGAAATGTTACAAACTATTTTAGGGTTAAAAAGATAA
- a CDS encoding flagellar basal body L-ring protein FlgH, whose amino-acid sequence MKNKKIVFSLLIPFVFIGCAKNEKLDFTKPEMQLPKQSKVVERKKGSLYTRSGPSLFADKKDLQIGDIIQVKISESLSSDTKNKRELTRNDNTSLGGGLVTPMNGNILSGTVQKYADKFNRVAGVNFNTENTSSNKGEVKSSLDESFSTTVSVIIQETYQNGNYFIRGEKELLIDGQKQEVIITGVIRPYDITPDNSISSSQIANLKVLYKKNGEEKDVMHTPWGTKIIQAIWPF is encoded by the coding sequence ATGAAGAATAAAAAAATTGTTTTTTCATTGTTAATCCCTTTTGTTTTTATAGGGTGTGCAAAAAATGAAAAGCTAGATTTTACTAAACCTGAAATGCAGCTACCAAAGCAATCTAAAGTAGTTGAAAGAAAAAAAGGCTCTTTATATACAAGAAGTGGTCCCTCACTATTTGCTGATAAAAAAGATTTACAAATTGGTGATATAATCCAAGTAAAAATTAGTGAATCTTTAAGTTCTGATACAAAAAATAAAAGAGAATTAACACGAAATGATAATACAAGTCTAGGAGGAGGATTAGTTACTCCTATGAATGGTAATATTTTAAGTGGAACTGTTCAAAAGTATGCAGATAAATTTAATAGAGTTGCAGGGGTAAATTTTAATACAGAAAATACAAGCTCAAATAAAGGTGAAGTAAAAAGTTCTTTAGATGAGTCTTTTTCAACAACAGTTTCAGTAATAATTCAAGAAACTTATCAAAATGGTAACTATTTTATTAGAGGAGAGAAAGAACTTTTAATTGATGGCCAAAAACAAGAAGTAATTATTACAGGAGTAATCAGGCCTTATGATATAACTCCGGATAATTCAATTTCTTCTTCTCAAATAGCCAATTTAAAGGTACTTTATAAAAAGAATGGTGAGGAAAAAGATGTAATGCATACCCCATGGGGTACAAAAATTATACAAGCAATTTGGCCTTTTTAA
- a CDS encoding flagellar basal body-associated FliL family protein — MAEEENKVSEKSGGGKGLMVVLIALIVILILAVGGMAYFLFSNGALNGQAGAATQEENADAKKEVGDTFRTSINDLVLNVTTSKGREKLMKLSFTLSSTEKNIEAIVEEHKAQIVDIVISQISARSSEELLTVGGKALLKEELIDEINSILNEMTATNEDIKKDSIKQLYFTTFVIK, encoded by the coding sequence ATGGCTGAAGAAGAAAATAAAGTATCAGAAAAAAGTGGAGGTGGAAAAGGACTAATGGTAGTTCTTATTGCCTTAATTGTAATATTAATACTAGCTGTTGGTGGAATGGCTTATTTTCTTTTTTCTAATGGAGCATTAAATGGTCAAGCTGGTGCTGCCACACAAGAAGAGAATGCTGATGCAAAAAAAGAAGTGGGGGATACTTTTAGAACATCAATTAATGATTTAGTATTAAATGTTACTACTTCAAAAGGTAGAGAAAAATTAATGAAACTATCTTTTACTTTAAGTAGTACAGAAAAAAATATTGAAGCAATAGTAGAAGAACATAAAGCACAAATAGTTGATATAGTTATTTCACAAATTAGTGCTAGAAGTTCTGAAGAGTTATTAACAGTTGGTGGAAAAGCATTGTTGAAAGAAGAATTAATAGATGAGATTAACTCTATTTTAAATGAAATGACTGCCACAAACGAAGATATTAAAAAAGATAGTATTAAGCAACTATATTTTACAACATTTGTAATTAAGTAG
- a CDS encoding MotE family protein: MLRIVLFFIVFFNIMFCADESTSKFLKQKIEIRELKKDLNSFYTKKEEEYKQRKQELDAILAKIEKEKADIEKIKNQNLEILQDIKGEVQTKTAKIYNNMKPKVTAEIFNKMIDEGNIDDVFDIILKLKEKKVTLIMKFLSVKNASMLTLMLKDYNNQNKKG; this comes from the coding sequence ATGCTAAGAATAGTTTTATTTTTTATAGTGTTTTTTAATATTATGTTTTGTGCAGATGAATCAACTTCTAAATTCCTAAAACAAAAAATTGAAATAAGAGAATTAAAAAAGGATTTAAACTCTTTTTATACTAAAAAAGAAGAAGAGTATAAACAAAGAAAACAAGAGTTAGATGCGATTTTAGCAAAGATTGAAAAAGAAAAAGCAGATATAGAAAAAATCAAAAATCAAAATTTAGAGATTTTACAAGATATAAAAGGTGAAGTTCAAACTAAAACGGCAAAAATATATAATAATATGAAGCCTAAAGTTACAGCGGAAATTTTTAATAAAATGATAGATGAGGGTAATATTGATGATGTTTTTGATATTATCTTGAAACTTAAAGAGAAAAAAGTTACTCTAATAATGAAATTTTTAAGTGTTAAAAATGCTTCAATGCTAACACTTATGTTAAAAGATTATAATAATCAAAATAAAAAGGGATAG